A DNA window from Porphyromonas gingivalis ATCC 33277 contains the following coding sequences:
- a CDS encoding DNA methylase yields the protein MQAAPQGGIYNYFHSLLPPLSLAPFMPRTPLPSISLFFKGLLRRKISIIRL from the coding sequence GTGCAAGCAGCTCCGCAAGGGGGGATTTACAACTACTTTCACTCCTTACTGCCACCCCTTTCACTCGCTCCTTTTATGCCAAGAACTCCTCTTCCCTCCATCTCCTTATTTTTCAAAGGTCTCTTAAGAAGAAAGATTTCTATAATACGTCTTTAA
- a CDS encoding ATP-binding protein — translation MNHNSKNDTDAESDTINAPYMPEELIPLDNMPSMSIAKAVDHVQMILNKSYLQNLSSSPIVPYNEEYPEEKKRSIRWYRIDRIVYEQGVFFTDKFSMLLNALHGEARELVLLLHKNNGERIQLFLGASDKNTDKNFYAGETLKASLEGIFPGIQIERKSPNELIRFDQKAVSAISAAGSLRGDRKEGFVQGLERLINASANIPSFTGIMIAEHISEIERLSLVHGYEQIHTMLSPLASIQLSMNRETSETLSEGESKAISRTLTQGVSRTISHSSSYSETLTSTTGENTSEGITKTIGANIGLSFIIQAGGSYSYSKHKHIGKNSSQSKSNQTSTGRSEADGTHEDISDSTTDETSKGRSRTQGEGMSVTYRQENKTATQLLAKIDKQIEELDSYAAMGFWNCATYFITPENTTSRELANIYKGCIIGEGSNHKTTAINIWNKERKQDVKDITAYLANFVHPRFFVGEEWAKQNVSAGLFVNSQDLAIHMALPQSSVPGVQVKIRAAFGREVIAQDNKNDRESIHLGKIYHLGQLEENTHVQLHTNSLTKHIFVTGSTGSGKSNTLYILLKELIRQGKKVLIIEPAKGEYKHVFKDAMLYGTNPDLSKLLRMNPFCFPDGIRIDEHIDRLVEIFNVCWPMYAAMPAVLKDAVIRSYEACGWNMITSQPLYKGLYPTFTDVLQELRTVIRSSEYSADTQGDYIGALETRLRSLTNGINEKIFCSSDTISDKNLFDQNVIVDLSRIGSNETRSLIMGMLMLKLSEYRMTQANGKMNQPLQHVTVLEEAHNLLKRVSKEQTQEGSNLQGKSVEMIANAIAEMRTYGEGFILADQSPTALDDAAIKNTNTKIIMSLPDGDDRRIAGKSVGLTDEQIDEISNMPVGVGIVYQNNWSEAVMCKIDEYEMEDNVSRPTEPHNFLEELKLSAPLVNLLLLRQEKYNTNELRIAIKAASIRTTLKKDLLELVDNYEKDGLAGVKACAPDEYRAELIYTYCSRQFGFTEAAQRYQNNVGLLIEHYKQVAKQVFDNTVPDVNLLVGFMSLVEKNSNPTIDSLWQEWCKSNKIER, via the coding sequence ATGAATCATAATAGCAAAAACGATACGGATGCCGAATCAGACACAATAAATGCACCATATATGCCTGAGGAATTAATTCCACTAGATAATATGCCGAGCATGAGCATCGCTAAAGCGGTGGATCATGTACAGATGATTTTGAATAAAAGTTATCTGCAAAATCTTTCGTCTTCTCCAATTGTACCATATAACGAAGAATATCCGGAAGAAAAAAAGCGTTCCATACGATGGTACCGGATCGATCGTATAGTATATGAGCAAGGTGTTTTTTTTACAGACAAATTTTCCATGCTTCTCAATGCCTTACATGGAGAAGCTCGAGAGTTGGTACTGCTCTTGCACAAGAATAATGGAGAGCGTATACAACTCTTCTTAGGTGCGAGTGATAAGAATACGGACAAGAATTTTTATGCCGGCGAAACCTTGAAGGCGTCCTTGGAGGGAATATTTCCGGGTATCCAAATAGAAAGAAAAAGTCCGAATGAACTCATTCGCTTTGACCAAAAAGCCGTCTCTGCGATTTCTGCCGCAGGATCTTTGAGGGGTGATCGAAAGGAGGGATTTGTACAGGGTCTGGAACGACTAATCAATGCCTCTGCAAACATTCCTTCTTTCACCGGTATAATGATTGCCGAACATATAAGCGAGATAGAACGGTTGAGTTTGGTCCATGGATATGAACAAATTCATACTATGCTTTCACCTCTGGCTTCTATCCAACTCTCAATGAATCGTGAGACATCCGAGACGCTCTCTGAAGGAGAAAGTAAAGCTATCAGCCGAACGCTTACCCAAGGCGTCAGTCGTACAATCTCTCACAGCTCATCATACAGTGAAACACTAACAAGTACCACCGGGGAGAATACAAGCGAGGGTATAACAAAAACCATTGGCGCGAATATTGGCCTGAGTTTCATCATACAAGCAGGAGGCTCTTATTCTTATAGTAAGCATAAGCATATAGGCAAAAACTCATCCCAATCAAAAAGTAATCAAACCAGCACAGGCCGTAGTGAAGCTGACGGTACCCATGAAGATATTAGCGACTCCACAACAGACGAAACTTCGAAAGGAAGATCCAGGACACAAGGTGAAGGAATGAGTGTCACATACAGACAAGAAAACAAAACGGCTACACAACTACTGGCAAAGATTGACAAGCAAATCGAAGAGCTGGATTCGTATGCCGCCATGGGATTTTGGAATTGTGCCACATATTTTATCACCCCAGAGAATACGACATCCCGTGAGCTGGCCAATATCTACAAAGGATGTATCATCGGAGAAGGAAGCAACCATAAGACGACTGCCATCAATATATGGAATAAAGAACGCAAGCAAGATGTAAAAGATATCACAGCTTACTTAGCAAACTTCGTTCACCCTCGTTTCTTTGTAGGGGAGGAATGGGCTAAACAAAACGTCTCTGCAGGATTGTTTGTTAATAGCCAAGATCTGGCCATCCATATGGCACTGCCACAAAGCAGTGTGCCGGGCGTCCAAGTAAAAATACGTGCTGCATTTGGTCGTGAGGTTATTGCTCAAGACAATAAAAACGATAGGGAGTCTATTCATTTAGGAAAAATCTACCATCTTGGACAGCTGGAAGAAAACACGCATGTACAACTTCATACAAACAGCCTTACGAAACATATTTTCGTTACAGGAAGTACCGGCTCCGGCAAATCGAACACGCTATACATCTTACTGAAAGAACTTATACGACAAGGGAAGAAAGTGTTAATTATAGAACCGGCTAAAGGCGAATATAAGCATGTATTCAAGGATGCTATGCTCTATGGCACTAACCCTGATCTGTCAAAGCTACTACGAATGAATCCCTTTTGCTTCCCGGATGGCATACGAATAGATGAGCATATCGATCGATTGGTGGAAATATTTAATGTATGCTGGCCAATGTATGCAGCTATGCCTGCTGTACTCAAAGACGCTGTCATTCGATCTTACGAAGCCTGCGGCTGGAATATGATCACATCCCAACCCCTCTATAAGGGATTATACCCAACGTTTACGGATGTGCTGCAAGAGTTGCGTACAGTTATCCGAAGCAGTGAGTATTCGGCCGATACCCAAGGTGATTACATTGGTGCCTTAGAAACACGTCTGCGTTCGCTAACCAATGGAATCAACGAAAAAATTTTCTGCAGCAGTGATACTATATCGGACAAAAATCTCTTCGATCAAAATGTGATAGTGGATCTTAGCCGGATTGGCTCGAATGAAACTCGTTCACTTATCATGGGTATGCTGATGTTGAAGCTGTCGGAATATCGTATGACACAAGCTAATGGCAAAATGAACCAACCCTTGCAACACGTGACCGTATTGGAAGAAGCTCATAATTTGCTTAAACGAGTCTCAAAGGAACAGACTCAAGAAGGAAGCAATCTACAAGGAAAATCGGTCGAAATGATTGCCAATGCAATTGCTGAAATGAGAACATATGGTGAAGGGTTTATCCTCGCTGATCAGTCTCCTACAGCACTCGATGATGCAGCCATTAAGAATACTAATACGAAAATCATCATGTCTCTGCCCGATGGAGATGACCGACGCATCGCGGGCAAATCGGTAGGACTGACAGATGAACAAATCGACGAAATCTCCAACATGCCAGTTGGTGTAGGCATTGTATATCAAAACAATTGGAGTGAGGCCGTCATGTGTAAGATCGATGAGTATGAAATGGAAGACAATGTGAGTCGCCCGACCGAACCTCATAACTTTCTTGAAGAACTAAAGCTATCGGCTCCATTGGTAAACCTGTTACTTTTACGTCAAGAAAAATATAATACTAATGAATTGCGTATTGCCATTAAGGCAGCCTCCATACGTACGACATTAAAGAAAGACCTTTTAGAACTCGTCGATAATTATGAGAAAGACGGACTTGCAGGTGTAAAGGCTTGTGCTCCCGATGAGTATCGAGCAGAATTAATCTATACATATTGTAGCAGGCAGTTTGGCTTCACTGAGGCTGCCCAACGTTACCAAAACAATGTAGGACTACTCATTGAACACTACAAGCAAGTTGCAAAACAGGTGTTTGACAATACCGTACCTGATGTTAATTTACTTGTCGGCTTTATGTCGCTTGTAGAAAAAAATTCTAATCCGACAATAGATTCACTGTGGCAGGAGTGGTGCAAATCAAACAAAATAGAAAGGTGA
- a CDS encoding IS5-like element ISPg8 family transposase yields MAYQSKNTDEHVTFADALLSKRYRKAQNDFLNQVDTLIDWRPIRTLINKKYTKRQNAIGAPAYDVILLFKMLLLETWYNLSDCALEERINDSITFSRFLGLKMEEVSPDHSTISRFRSALTELGLMDKLLAQFNKQLSRHHISVREGVLVDASLVETPHKPNGTITIEVADDREDNRSEEEKEAEEDYQKQVVRRRKGTDEEARWVYKQKRYHYGYKKHCLTNVQGIVQKVITTAANRSDTKEFIPLLQGANIPQGTAVLADKGYACGENRSYLQTHHLQDGIMHKAQRNRALTEEEKQRNKAIGPIRSTIERTFGSIRRWFHGGRCRYRGLAKTHTQNILESIAFNLYRTPGIIMSSSLG; encoded by the coding sequence ATGGCATACCAATCCAAGAATACCGATGAGCATGTAACATTTGCAGACGCACTCCTTTCAAAGCGTTATCGCAAAGCACAAAACGACTTCCTCAATCAGGTTGACACGCTTATCGATTGGCGTCCGATCAGGACGCTGATCAACAAGAAATACACGAAGCGACAAAATGCCATCGGCGCCCCGGCTTATGACGTGATTCTCTTATTCAAGATGTTGCTTTTGGAGACATGGTACAACCTCAGTGATTGTGCTTTGGAGGAGCGCATCAATGATTCGATCACCTTTTCCCGATTCTTGGGACTGAAGATGGAAGAGGTATCTCCCGACCACAGCACCATCAGTCGATTTCGTTCGGCACTGACAGAGTTGGGTCTCATGGACAAACTATTGGCGCAGTTTAACAAACAACTTTCGCGCCATCACATTTCGGTAAGGGAAGGGGTGCTTGTCGATGCAAGCCTTGTGGAGACGCCGCATAAACCCAACGGAACCATTACGATTGAAGTCGCAGACGACAGAGAAGACAATCGGAGCGAGGAGGAAAAAGAGGCAGAGGAGGATTATCAAAAACAGGTTGTCCGCCGGCGTAAAGGGACGGATGAAGAAGCCCGTTGGGTTTACAAACAAAAGCGTTATCACTACGGATACAAAAAGCATTGTCTGACCAATGTTCAAGGCATTGTTCAAAAGGTGATAACAACTGCAGCGAACCGCAGTGACACGAAGGAGTTTATTCCGCTATTGCAGGGTGCAAACATACCTCAAGGCACAGCCGTCTTGGCGGACAAAGGATATGCTTGCGGGGAAAATCGTTCCTACCTGCAAACCCATCACCTTCAAGACGGCATTATGCACAAGGCACAACGCAACAGGGCATTGACCGAGGAAGAGAAGCAACGAAACAAAGCAATCGGTCCGATACGGAGCACCATCGAACGCACCTTTGGCAGTATTCGCCGGTGGTTTCATGGCGGACGATGTCGATACCGGGGACTTGCCAAGACCCATACTCAAAACATTCTTGAAAGCATCGCCTTTAATTTATACAGAACCCCGGGGATAATTATGTCCTCATCTCTAGGATAA
- a CDS encoding AHH domain-containing protein has product MIENAIAKQVIKPQTETFAPQKTEFTKENRCDEAGAKTIETTTKKDVENNTANNIEEQAGRKDLSEAYDEGKVEHQEVRNSLPENQFPSIEKCQECYSDPDKKEKLILGEKKDGSMLRHNMSLAMGDDARNIDPKDSRAHHIVGDNLQSEPAKRVLERHDIDINAPENGVFLPNDENSSLKGTQHRGDHTKDYFEKVNDLLAQTKTKQEVLEILQFVKENLYEGKIPLHKEHLINK; this is encoded by the coding sequence ATGATAGAAAATGCCATTGCTAAACAGGTAATAAAGCCACAAACTGAAACGTTTGCTCCACAAAAAACGGAATTTACCAAAGAAAATAGATGCGATGAAGCAGGAGCTAAGACTATAGAAACAACAACAAAAAAAGATGTAGAGAATAATACAGCAAATAACATAGAGGAGCAAGCCGGCCGGAAAGATTTGTCAGAAGCCTATGATGAAGGGAAAGTTGAGCATCAAGAGGTCAGAAATTCTCTACCAGAAAATCAGTTCCCTTCGATTGAAAAATGCCAAGAATGTTATTCTGATCCGGATAAAAAAGAAAAACTGATCCTTGGCGAAAAGAAAGATGGCAGTATGCTTCGCCACAATATGTCTCTAGCTATGGGTGATGATGCTAGAAACATAGATCCGAAAGATAGCCGTGCACATCATATTGTAGGAGATAATCTGCAGTCAGAACCAGCAAAAAGGGTTTTGGAAAGACATGATATAGATATCAATGCTCCAGAAAATGGAGTATTCTTACCCAATGACGAAAATAGTTCTTTGAAGGGAACTCAACATCGTGGAGACCATACAAAGGATTATTTTGAAAAAGTGAATGACCTACTTGCTCAAACAAAAACAAAGCAAGAGGTTCTGGAGATCCTACAATTTGTCAAGGAAAACTTATATGAAGGGAAGATACCATTACACAAAGAACATTTAATCAATAAATAG
- a CDS encoding dynamin family protein produces the protein MENQFLKYREKVNTCLDAYDSVHNQLEKSFKGKSASIKALAHPFKKGHFTLAIIGKMSAGKSSFINALLKRPNLLATGYGQTTCMLTEIVHNETEGYKVFFADGHEKSVSRTELQEYMKVPDKYSDLPVKQINKYIIEGETTDQIWVRKQELQEIAARGDKDFSKKLLEEYVITHPKAVIPDRICISVPLSEDLHGWKIIDTPGIDAVGGLEDETFELLNGKDKNGNNKVDAIIFINSTENRIEDKTFCNFVKETIDGFTDDIKRRTFMIRTHGADRRYLRSKESEEEACKKLFVNGLNLPESSIFVVDSLCYILLKYTEDVSLDLTNIISNMPEDWQEYWDKNECKNAWYEVGDL, from the coding sequence ATGGAAAATCAATTTTTAAAGTATCGGGAAAAGGTCAATACGTGTTTAGACGCATACGATTCTGTACATAACCAATTAGAAAAGTCTTTCAAAGGTAAATCAGCATCTATTAAAGCCTTAGCTCATCCATTCAAAAAGGGGCACTTTACGTTAGCCATTATAGGAAAAATGAGTGCAGGTAAGTCCTCCTTTATCAACGCTCTCCTAAAACGTCCGAATCTATTGGCAACAGGATATGGACAAACCACTTGTATGCTTACAGAGATAGTCCATAACGAAACAGAGGGATACAAAGTCTTTTTTGCGGATGGACACGAAAAATCTGTTAGCAGGACCGAATTACAAGAATACATGAAAGTACCTGACAAATATAGTGATCTACCGGTAAAACAGATTAATAAATATATTATTGAAGGAGAAACCACTGACCAGATTTGGGTACGAAAGCAAGAATTACAAGAGATAGCAGCGAGAGGAGATAAAGACTTCAGCAAAAAGCTACTGGAGGAATACGTTATCACTCATCCCAAAGCTGTTATTCCAGATAGGATCTGTATTTCTGTACCCCTTTCTGAAGATCTTCATGGCTGGAAGATCATCGATACTCCGGGTATTGACGCCGTAGGAGGTCTGGAAGACGAAACATTCGAGTTGCTCAACGGAAAAGATAAAAACGGGAATAATAAAGTTGATGCCATTATCTTTATCAACAGTACAGAAAATCGAATTGAAGATAAAACGTTTTGCAACTTCGTAAAAGAGACCATAGATGGCTTTACAGACGACATCAAACGGCGCACCTTCATGATTCGCACGCATGGAGCTGATCGCCGATATCTTCGCTCGAAAGAATCGGAAGAAGAAGCATGCAAAAAACTTTTTGTGAATGGTCTGAATTTGCCGGAAAGCTCCATATTTGTCGTTGATAGTCTCTGTTACATCTTATTAAAATATACGGAGGATGTATCCTTAGATCTTACAAATATTATTTCGAATATGCCCGAAGATTGGCAGGAATATTGGGATAAAAATGAATGTAAAAACGCCTGGTACGAAGTAGGCGATTTATAG